One Candidatus Methanoperedens sp. genomic window, CATTAACAATTTCAAAGGGTTTGGATGTGTTGAATATGGGATAACTGTTTTCTTTGGCAATTTCCAGATATTCTTTTCTTTCACAAGAAAGCTGGTCTGAATTATATAATATATGATTACCCCTGTAATCTATTGTTTCCATTGATTTTTCCAGAGGCGCATCAAGCAATAAGCCAATATCGGTTCTAATATTTTTCCAGATAGGACGCAACCATTCTACATGGTAATTCAGGGCTTTTGATTTTATGAGAGTCGCGCATACAAACCGATCAAAAATAATAATATCATAGTCTCTATATTTCCATTTGCTGTAGTAGAACATCAAGATGTTATCAAGCAAAGCCACGGGAGGTTTAAGTAAAGCTGAAAACGAATATTTTGCGGGAGTATAAGGCTTCAAAGAATCACGATTTCTCCCGCTATCCACATACTTCCCGACCCGTCTTTTCAGTACATCTGCAAACATCCATTTATGAAATGGGATAATTATGCAATTTAATTCCTTTTCCTTAAACCATGAACCTATTTTTTCCGCATGAGTAGATTTTCCAGTGCCGTCTACTCCAAGAAATGCAATTGTGATTTTTTTTTCCATTTCATACCTTCTTTAATCTTTGCACTCATATCATAGCAATAATTCATTATTCTTTCAAAATCAAATTTATGTTACTACTCACTTCTTTAAATACAACATCATCATACTCGCCTGGAATTTCCATCTCATATATGGGTATGCCTTTTAAAAAACCAATAAGTCTGTTTTTCATATTTATCCAGTGTGCAGCGATCTGACTTTCCGGAAAAATAAAAGAATATGCCAGCATGTATTCAAAAAACGGATTTGAAGATATGCCCATGAGATTGGGCATATAAGCATGGTTCATTTCCATCATATTATTTGCGATTAATTTATCAACGGCTTTTTCCAGGTCATATTCATTTAGAGTCATTGATTTTCTTGCGGATTTTTTAACGATAAAAAACAGTGCCTTTAATTCAGACCTCTCAGGGACATTTACTTTAAGCCGCCCCAGATTGTCGTAATTATTGATATTATGTTTTATCAAACCTATTTTATCCAGAAAATTACGTTTATTTTCTGTTGGTAAATAGCTGCATCTGTAATCAAATGAAATCAGGCCAACCGGATAACTCCGGATTTGTCCGTCATTAAATATTACTCTTTCATCTCCGAAAAAATCAAAACCTGCTTTCCGGATAAAATCCATTGCCAGGGTTGTTTTGAATGCTCCTCCCATCCCAGCCAGCAGAAATGCCTTATTATCTTTTCCAAGGCCTGCGGAATGGATTAAGAAATATCCTTTACTTGATAATTTATAATCAATAACAGAACTCAGGAAAAGATTATGGGCACTTAAGATGGGCAGAAAACCCCTTATTCCGGGAACCTTAATATCGAAGTTTATTATCGTGTCTCCTGATTCGAATCCGGATAGCTCCACTTCCCATTTCGTTGTACCTTCCGAATCCTTACAGTAAAAATAATTGTTTTTTATATAATATTTACCATCAACAATATAACTATCTTCATTCGACGGCTTAAACTTACCGATATTAAGGATAATATCCGGTTTATCTACATGATCGACCTCAAAAAATCGATGCTCAATATTAAAATAGTTAAATAAATTAAATTTTTTATCTATTAAAATTTGAAATTTTAATATGTTATGAATATTGTAGTTTAATGTTTGTTTCATGTTTTATCCTTACCAGTGTGAGATATATTTATTTATTTTTCCTTATATTATTTATGTCTGCTGCCAAGGACGTCCTTCAATCCCTTATAAGCGAACATCATAGCAGGTAATGCGTCATTAATCGAAAAAGCATCATAATAAAGGTCTTTTTCATAGAATTTAAAAAATTCCTTAAACGTTGCAAAGCGATGGTTTGAATTTTTAAGATGGCTGATAAGAGCACGGAAGTCATTTAACAAAAAACGGGTCTTAACACCGACCTTATAATTAAAAACCGGCTTAACATCACCGAATAAAGCCATTTCATAGAGGAGGTATGGAAAATTAACACCTGCAGCAATCGCCTGGTATACAGATCCCCAGAAACGCGGATTAACCTCGATAAGGACTGGCCTGTTGGTGCGCTCATCGAGTTTAAATTCCACCATTGCAACCCCATGCCAGTTAACGTGATCCAGTATCTTCCTGGCAGCTGTCTCCATCTCCTGGTTCCTGACACTTACCCGCAATGTGCTTGGTCCGCCCGTTATAGGATATTCCCTCAATCTCTTATGGGTGAATGAGGCTCTGATGTCTCCCTGGTTATAAAGCATTGACACACCATATCCGGATCCGGGTATATACTCCTGCACGATAGGATATTCCGAAGGTTTAAGATTAAATTTCTGGATTGTTTGCCTATATTTTGAAACAAATTCAGAGGCGGAATATACATAAGATATACCGACACTGCTTGTTGCGTTTCTTAATTTGATCACCACCGGATATTCCATTTCTTTTGAGAATTTTTCTATGTCTGCGGCATTAACGATCTCATACGTTCCTGGAATACGTATATCAAGTTCCGATGCGAGCCTCATAACTTCATTTTTATTATGAAGTTGCATCATTTTTGGGAAATCCTCAAAAGGTACTTTTGTAAATGGCGTAAATTTTTCTTTATATTTTGAAATAAGATTTGTTTCCGTGCTATTAATCGGCATTAAAACATCGATTTTATTTCTTTTTATATGATTTTGAATGGAGTTTACGAAATCAGTTTGTGTTCTTTCTGGAGGAGCACACAGGAAATGATGTTTAGAATACCTGGAAAAAAATGCCGCAGATAAATATTCACAATCCGTAGTTGTAATTTCTACACCTTTTTTACCCAGGCTCTGTGTAACTACAAGACCTTTAACATTTGATGCATTTGTTATAAGTACGCTCATTATAGTTAAATCACCTCAATAAGATCTTACGCAAACCGGCGTTAAATAGACCTGTTATTCCGGCTTTATTATATTTACCAATCCCTGCACTTAACATACGGATGTGAAAGGGAGACGTATTCCCCCATGTGTTTACTTTTCCGTCAAGCAGATATTTCCTGATGTCTTCG contains:
- a CDS encoding ATP-grasp domain-containing protein, which translates into the protein MSVLITNASNVKGLVVTQSLGKKGVEITTTDCEYLSAAFFSRYSKHHFLCAPPERTQTDFVNSIQNHIKRNKIDVLMPINSTETNLISKYKEKFTPFTKVPFEDFPKMMQLHNKNEVMRLASELDIRIPGTYEIVNAADIEKFSKEMEYPVVIKLRNATSSVGISYVYSASEFVSKYRQTIQKFNLKPSEYPIVQEYIPGSGYGVSMLYNQGDIRASFTHKRLREYPITGGPSTLRVSVRNQEMETAARKILDHVNWHGVAMVEFKLDERTNRPVLIEVNPRFWGSVYQAIAAGVNFPYLLYEMALFGDVKPVFNYKVGVKTRFLLNDFRALISHLKNSNHRFATFKEFFKFYEKDLYYDAFSINDALPAMMFAYKGLKDVLGSRHK